The genomic segment CCTACTTTGATGCCACATTGGGTTGCCTTCACTCTGCAGGTTTTTCTTTACAAACAGCCGATCACATTATCAATACGATTGATAGTCATACTTATGGTTTTATATTACAAGAATTGAATTTTCCTATCGACCCAAAGGAGTATGCGAAAAAAGCAGAAGGGTTTTTGCCTCTATTGGAGAGGAGTCCTTTTACCTATTTAACTAATCTCACAAAAGAAGTGATTTCTGGTAAATATAATGGGTTACATGATTTTGAATTTGGTTTAGATTTGATTTTAGATGGATTGGACCATCAGTAAAATCTATTTTTCCCTTGGAGTTTGATCCTTGGTGTTTTTTCTTTTCGGTATCACTAGAATGCCAGATTTTATATTTTACTGTTAGTTTTTGCAAACTAACAGTATTTAGATTGTAGAGGGTGAGTGTTTTTGTTTTAAATCGCGAATACACTCTGGATTGTGAAATAACTAGAGTTTGGTTTGAAATCGTATCTGTGGTAAGGATCTGTTTCATAAGGATTGTTTTTTTGATTCCGGATTGCATCTCCTGCATAAAGAGAACTTGCCCCAAACCAGAACGAAACATTTTCAAATGGAGTGACAATATAGATAAAGTTGATTTCTGTTGCCACATGTTTTCCTAGTTTTGGACGGTTCTGGTTGTAAGCCTCTGTATTAAAATAATCTTCCGTTGAAGCTGTTTCTCCCGTCGCTTTACTTCCTGCCACATAGCTATTGTTATCATAGTAACCATCTTGGAGTTTTACTTTGTAATACCAGTGAGGATTTAAAATAAATGTCCCCCATTTCGCGGATTCATATTTGATGTGAACAGAATAATCTTTAATGTTTTGCCAAAAAACCATCCCAGAGTTACCGTTCCCAGCAAAAGGGAGGCCTCCTCCTGCCATTCGTCTTGTAGCAAAGAGTGGATTGTAAGTGGCTACACTTCCATCATTTCGATTGGGATCTCCAGATGCTTGAACATATTGTACGCCAATTCGAAATTCTTTTACAGGGGTATATCCCAATTGAACGGCAACGATGTTTGCTTTATAACGGACAACATCGGATAAGGGAGGAGCTTCCCCTGTTTTTTTATCCGTAGTGTAGGTCCCCGTTTTGTTTAACCAATCTGGTGAAACACGTTCGCCAGTAAATCCCGTTTGCCAAGCAGCTTCCACCATCCAGTCGATACCCGTTTCACTAGCGATCATATTCCCTTTTGTACGGTTTGTTAGACGGAAACCTGAGGTATTGAGTTGGTCTGGACCTCTGTAGTAGATATCGGATCCATAATTGGCGGTTGTATTTGTGGCTTTTTGTTTTTGTTTATATA from the Leptospira perdikensis genome contains:
- a CDS encoding alginate export family protein, with the translated sequence PPPPPPPPPVPPEEPAEYVSPMKGNLSGEFLKSIQVTAKQRKAIQENTNLWFADRFRVGFSIRPKADSQYNTDFDRSTPDNRNTVSNQTQFYLIGDLSPNIAFKLSFQDVRLWGGEIVNGSADQKLAVIPNSGILVDTSKQKEVALNNYTGFREAFLDLKTTNQMFRLRTGRQILDFGDGRIVGSRNDSLNGNSFDAVRTTITVQKQTLDFFGAVIGSENNANSMVSNNSTRLGGTGNASYYGAHYGFKPWEWLGIEVYNFTLYKQKQKATNTTANYGSDIYYRGPDQLNTSGFRLTNRTKGNMIASETGIDWMVEAAWQTGFTGERVSPDWLNKTGTYTTDKKTGEAPPLSDVVRYKANIVAVQLGYTPVKEFRIGVQYVQASGDPNRNDGSVATYNPLFATRRMAGGGLPFAGNGNSGMVFWQNIKDYSVHIKYESAKWGTFILNPHWYYKVKLQDGYYDNNSYVAGSKATGETASTEDYFNTEAYNQNRPKLGKHVATEINFIYIVTPFENVSFWFGASSLYAGDAIRNQKNNPYETDPYHRYDFKPNSSYFTIQSVFAI